In a single window of the Streptomyces sp. NBC_00353 genome:
- a CDS encoding LLM class flavin-dependent oxidoreductase, translated as MKIGVNVLNFGPGSDPGVLRSWARTVEGLGFDLLMVSDHIAITPDVAERYPAPFYEPFTTLSWLAGLTTRVRLGTTVLIAPYRHPLLTARMAANLDELSGGRLVLGVGVGWARQEFAALGVPFERRGQLTDEHLRDMRAAWADTASYGDRRIPVWVGGNSDAGLRRAVRLGDAWHPLRCTMPWLREAAVRLKAFADEQRLPVPALAPRIALRLTEAPVGGPGRLAGEGTIDQIMDDLDQLRLLGAEAVVLDPYDGDPRETCHPQAAWQALDTVAAHLHPPRTRTEQS; from the coding sequence GTGAAGATCGGAGTCAACGTCCTCAATTTCGGCCCCGGCAGCGACCCGGGAGTCCTTCGGAGCTGGGCCCGGACCGTGGAGGGCCTGGGCTTCGACCTGTTGATGGTCTCGGACCACATCGCCATCACGCCCGACGTCGCCGAGCGCTATCCGGCACCCTTCTACGAGCCCTTCACCACCCTGTCCTGGCTGGCCGGCCTCACCACCCGGGTCCGACTCGGCACGACGGTCCTCATCGCTCCCTACCGGCACCCGCTGCTCACCGCCCGGATGGCGGCCAACCTGGATGAGCTGAGCGGCGGCCGGCTGGTCCTGGGCGTGGGAGTGGGCTGGGCACGGCAGGAATTCGCCGCCCTCGGGGTCCCGTTCGAGCGGCGTGGACAACTGACCGACGAGCACCTGCGGGACATGCGGGCAGCGTGGGCGGACACCGCCTCCTACGGCGACCGGAGAATCCCCGTGTGGGTCGGCGGCAACAGCGACGCGGGGCTGCGCCGCGCCGTGCGGCTCGGGGACGCATGGCATCCTCTGCGCTGCACCATGCCGTGGCTGCGCGAAGCCGCGGTCAGGCTGAAGGCGTTCGCGGACGAGCAACGTCTGCCCGTGCCCGCCCTGGCCCCCCGGATCGCGCTCAGACTCACCGAGGCGCCGGTCGGCGGACCGGGCCGACTCGCCGGTGAGGGCACCATCGACCAGATCATGGATGACCTCGACCAGCTGCGGCTGCTGGGTGCCGAGGCCGTCGTCCTCGACCCGTACGACGGCGACCCCCGCGAGACCTGCCACCCGCAGGCGGCTTGGCAAGCACTCGACACGGTGGCCGCGCACCTGCACCCACCCCGCACCAGAACGGAGCAGTCATGA
- a CDS encoding mycothione reductase, which produces MQHYDLVVLGTGSGNMLLDGFAHLRVAIVEPDRFGGTCLNRGCIPSKMFVVTADAVEGARAAARLGVNTTVEPIDWKAIRDRVFHHIDPLHDSALNYRRENGVDVYTEEGRFVAPRVLQVGTEQITADTFIVAVGSRPVVPDIPGLDTVPYHTSDTIMRIDDVPASMAVVGGGFIAAEFSHVFGAFGTDITIVQRGPRLLMAEDEQVSARFTELVSQRHRVLVDAAVTSVERDGDGVAVTVTCPGGDHVVRAATLLVCVGRRPNSDRLDAAAGGLELDEHGHIVTDSAYRTSVPGVWALGDVVNHFQLKHMANAESRLVRHNVLHPQDVRTLANKVAPHAVFTSPQIASVGLTEQEARRRKIEYLVSVRDYAETAYGWALEDTTSFVKVLANPVDRTILGAHIIGPQAATLIQPLIQAMTLGLTVDRIGRDVLYIHPALTEAVEQALLDL; this is translated from the coding sequence ATGCAGCATTACGATCTTGTGGTTCTGGGGACGGGCAGCGGCAACATGCTGCTCGACGGGTTCGCTCATCTGCGCGTCGCCATCGTGGAACCGGACCGCTTCGGCGGCACATGTCTCAACCGGGGCTGCATCCCGAGCAAGATGTTCGTCGTCACCGCCGACGCGGTCGAGGGCGCGCGGGCGGCAGCGCGGCTCGGCGTCAATACGACCGTTGAGCCCATCGACTGGAAAGCCATCCGCGACCGGGTGTTCCACCATATCGATCCCCTGCACGACAGCGCGCTGAACTACCGCAGGGAAAACGGCGTCGACGTGTACACCGAAGAGGGCCGATTCGTCGCGCCGCGGGTGCTGCAGGTCGGAACCGAGCAGATCACCGCTGACACGTTCATCGTCGCGGTCGGGTCACGGCCTGTGGTGCCGGACATCCCTGGACTCGACACCGTGCCGTACCACACCTCGGACACCATCATGCGGATCGACGACGTGCCCGCATCCATGGCCGTCGTCGGTGGAGGTTTCATCGCGGCCGAGTTCAGCCATGTATTCGGTGCATTCGGCACGGATATCACGATCGTGCAGCGGGGGCCGCGCCTGCTGATGGCGGAGGACGAGCAGGTGTCGGCGCGGTTCACCGAACTCGTATCGCAGCGACATCGCGTACTTGTCGATGCTGCCGTCACCTCTGTCGAACGGGATGGTGACGGCGTCGCAGTCACCGTGACCTGTCCGGGGGGCGACCATGTCGTGCGGGCGGCGACGCTGCTGGTGTGTGTCGGCCGCCGCCCCAACAGCGACCGGCTGGACGCGGCCGCAGGCGGGCTGGAACTCGACGAACACGGCCACATCGTGACCGACAGCGCCTACCGCACCTCTGTACCGGGGGTCTGGGCGCTCGGCGACGTGGTGAACCACTTCCAGCTCAAGCACATGGCCAATGCCGAGTCGCGGCTCGTGCGGCACAACGTGCTCCATCCGCAGGACGTGCGCACGCTGGCCAACAAGGTCGCCCCGCATGCGGTCTTCACAAGCCCGCAGATCGCGAGTGTCGGACTGACCGAGCAGGAGGCGCGCCGTCGCAAGATCGAATACCTGGTGAGTGTCCGTGACTACGCAGAGACCGCATACGGGTGGGCTCTGGAGGACACCACCAGCTTCGTGAAAGTCCTGGCGAACCCTGTTGACCGTACGATCCTTGGCGCGCACATCATCGGCCCGCAGGCTGCGACGCTCATTCAGCCATTGATCCAGGCGATGACGCTGGGCCTGACGGTGGACCGGATCGGCCGGGACGTGCTGTATATCCACCCTGCATTGACCGAAGCTGTCGAACAGGCCCTGCTGGACCTGTAG
- a CDS encoding nucleoside deaminase produces MTTPDDHALLRRAIALAAQARAAGNPPFGSLLSGPDGTVVAEEHNTTLTDQDITAHPELKLARWAARELDTATAAETTMYTSCQPCEMCEAVIQQAGLRRVVFALSNQQLLDIRPGSGRPPVPQDGPALLDEVRAVVEGYYR; encoded by the coding sequence ATGACCACACCCGACGACCACGCCCTCCTCCGGCGGGCCATCGCGCTCGCGGCCCAGGCACGCGCGGCCGGCAACCCGCCGTTCGGCTCGCTGCTGTCGGGACCGGACGGAACGGTTGTGGCAGAGGAGCACAACACGACCCTCACCGACCAGGACATCACCGCGCACCCGGAACTGAAGCTGGCGAGGTGGGCCGCAAGAGAGCTGGACACGGCCACGGCGGCGGAAACCACGATGTACACCAGCTGCCAGCCGTGCGAGATGTGCGAGGCGGTCATCCAACAGGCGGGGCTACGGCGGGTGGTGTTCGCCCTGTCCAACCAACAGCTTCTGGACATCAGGCCGGGCAGCGGCCGGCCGCCCGTGCCGCAGGACGGCCCCGCGCTGCTCGACGAGGTGCGGGCCGTGGTCGAGGGCTACTACCGATGA
- a CDS encoding Lrp/AsnC family transcriptional regulator — protein MTESLDATDWAILAEVQREGRIAFTELARRVNLSASATKERVRRLEAAEVITGYRAEVDLERTGYGVLSVVRLKYPGPGTRHEPLRRLLEERPEILECLRTTGDDCYILKVATTSMGHLEEIVDELAQFGSTTTNLVLSRTLPFRGPRVPRTGRFEESPQHGRPRQ, from the coding sequence ATGACCGAGAGTCTTGACGCGACGGACTGGGCGATCCTGGCCGAAGTCCAGCGGGAGGGCCGGATCGCGTTCACGGAGCTGGCACGGCGGGTCAACCTGAGCGCGTCGGCGACGAAGGAGCGGGTGCGGCGGCTGGAGGCGGCCGAGGTGATCACGGGGTACCGGGCGGAGGTGGACCTGGAGCGGACGGGGTACGGGGTGCTCTCGGTGGTCCGGCTGAAATACCCGGGGCCGGGGACCCGGCACGAACCGTTGCGCCGTCTGCTTGAGGAGCGCCCGGAGATCCTGGAGTGCCTGCGCACCACCGGGGACGACTGCTACATCCTCAAAGTGGCGACCACCTCGATGGGCCACCTGGAGGAGATCGTCGACGAGCTGGCCCAGTTCGGGAGCACGACCACCAACCTCGTCCTCAGCCGGACGCTCCCGTTCCGCGGCCCGCGGGTGCCTCGGACCGGCCGCTTCGAGGAATCGCCTCAACACGGTCGGCCACGGCAGTGA
- a CDS encoding ATP-binding cassette domain-containing protein: protein MPSSVMPTSRRGDGHPLPAAVSTAGLRKSYGDKTVLDGIDLRIPAGSVFALLGPNGAGKTTVVKILSTLITADGGQAQVAGHDVATSPDGVRAAIGVTGQFSAVDGLITGEENMLLMADLHHLSKREGRRVTAELLERFDLVEAAKKPASTYSGGMKRRLDIAMTLVGDPRIIFLDEPTTGLDPRSRHNMWQIIRELVSGGVTVFLTTQYLEEADELADRIAVLNDGKIAAEGTADELKRLIPGGHVRLRFTDPAAYQSAASALREVTRDDEALSLTIPSGGSQRELRSILDWLDSAGIEADELTVHTPDLDDVFFALTSSSVPDQPKETVR from the coding sequence ATGCCTTCTTCTGTCATGCCCACATCCAGGCGGGGTGACGGTCACCCGTTGCCGGCCGCCGTCTCCACCGCCGGTCTGCGCAAGTCCTACGGCGACAAGACCGTCCTCGACGGCATCGATCTGCGCATCCCGGCCGGGTCCGTGTTCGCGCTGCTCGGGCCGAACGGCGCCGGCAAGACCACCGTCGTGAAGATCCTGTCCACGCTCATCACCGCCGACGGCGGGCAGGCCCAGGTCGCCGGCCACGACGTCGCCACGTCACCGGACGGGGTCCGGGCCGCGATCGGCGTCACCGGGCAGTTCTCCGCCGTCGACGGGCTGATCACCGGCGAGGAGAACATGCTCCTCATGGCGGACCTGCACCACCTGTCCAAGCGCGAGGGGCGGCGGGTCACCGCCGAACTGCTGGAGCGCTTCGACCTGGTGGAGGCCGCGAAGAAGCCCGCCTCCACCTACTCCGGCGGCATGAAGCGCCGCCTGGACATCGCCATGACCCTGGTCGGCGACCCGCGGATCATCTTCCTCGACGAACCCACCACCGGCCTCGACCCCCGCTCCCGCCACAACATGTGGCAGATCATCCGCGAGCTCGTCTCCGGCGGCGTCACCGTCTTCCTCACCACCCAGTACCTGGAAGAAGCCGACGAGCTCGCCGACCGCATCGCCGTACTCAACGACGGCAAGATCGCCGCCGAAGGCACCGCCGACGAGCTGAAGCGGCTGATCCCCGGCGGACACGTCCGGCTCCGCTTCACCGACCCGGCCGCCTACCAGAGCGCCGCCTCCGCACTGCGCGAAGTAACCCGCGACGACGAGGCACTGTCCCTGACCATCCCCAGCGGCGGCAGCCAGCGCGAGCTGCGCTCCATCCTCGACTGGCTGGACTCCGCCGGCATCGAGGCCGACGAACTGACCGTGCACACCCCCGACCTCGACGACGTGTTCTTCGCCCTGACCAGCTCCAGCGTCCCCGACCAGC
- a CDS encoding DUF4097 family beta strand repeat-containing protein translates to MPSFDTPEPISATAHVEAGSIQFTAGDRLDTVVEVQPRDPKRDQDVRAAGQTEVTYTSGVLTVRTPKSNLFGRTGTVDVTVELPTGSRIDTTGAWVQVLGEGRLGEVRVKTSSGDVRLDTTGPLQLTASHGSITVDRVEGMAEITTSSGSLRVGLVDGPAVLKNSHGTTTVGAATGELRVSGANGDIEIRRAEDSVTATTAHGTLRVGDVARGTVQLETSYGAIEVGVREGTAAWLDVSSGSGQVRNTLTASETPEKTEDTVKVRARTRYGNIDVRRAKV, encoded by the coding sequence ATGCCTTCTTTCGACACCCCCGAACCGATCTCGGCCACGGCGCACGTGGAGGCCGGTTCCATCCAGTTCACCGCGGGCGACCGCCTCGACACCGTCGTCGAGGTGCAACCCCGCGACCCGAAGCGGGACCAGGACGTACGGGCGGCCGGCCAGACCGAGGTCACGTACACGAGCGGCGTACTGACGGTCAGGACACCCAAGTCCAATCTGTTCGGCCGCACCGGCACCGTCGACGTGACGGTCGAACTGCCCACGGGCTCGCGCATCGACACGACCGGCGCCTGGGTCCAGGTGCTCGGTGAGGGCCGGCTCGGCGAGGTCCGCGTGAAGACCTCGTCCGGCGACGTCCGCCTCGACACCACCGGCCCGCTGCAGCTGACCGCGTCGCACGGCTCGATCACCGTGGACCGGGTCGAGGGCATGGCCGAGATCACCACCAGCTCCGGCAGCCTGCGCGTCGGCCTCGTCGACGGCCCCGCCGTCCTGAAGAACTCGCACGGCACCACGACCGTCGGCGCCGCCACCGGCGAGCTGCGGGTGAGCGGAGCCAACGGCGACATCGAGATCCGGCGCGCCGAGGACTCGGTCACCGCCACCACCGCCCACGGCACCCTGCGCGTGGGCGACGTGGCCCGCGGCACCGTCCAGTTGGAGACCTCCTACGGCGCCATCGAGGTCGGCGTCCGCGAGGGCACGGCCGCCTGGCTCGACGTCAGCTCGGGCTCCGGCCAGGTGCGCAACACGCTCACCGCGTCCGAGACCCCGGAGAAGACCGAGGACACCGTCAAGGTCCGTGCCCGCACCCGGTACGGCAACATCGACGTCCGCCGCGCGAAGGTCTGA